Proteins found in one BD1-7 clade bacterium genomic segment:
- the murJ gene encoding putative lipid II flippase MurJ, whose amino-acid sequence MNDQQKDSRGVTSDASPAPGLLRSSLVVGLMTMLSRFLGLARDIIIAALAGATAHADAFFIAFKIPQFLRRLFAEGAFSQAFVPVLSEYRRLKSFDEIKRLVNKVSGSLGLSVLIVSSLAVAGAPVVATVFAPGFVGQPEKFQLTVDLIRVTFPYLFFITMTGFAGAVLNSYGRFAVPAFTPVILNACLISAALWGVSYFDEPVMALAWGVFVAGASQFLFQLPFLAQLKLLPRPEVDVHDDGVVKVITLMIPALFGVSVSQINLLLDTVLASFLPTGSVSWLYYSDRLVELPLGVFAIAVSTVILPSLSRKHADASKNDFAKTLDWAMRMILLISLPAALALLLMAEPILITLFKYGALSERDVSMASFSLMAYSLGLIPFMIIKVLAPGYFAQQDTKTPMKIGIVAMVVNMVLNVCLVVPLNAYYQLGHVGLALATVLSAGLNAGLLFRGLSRSGVYQVQPGFWWTLLRYIVAVVIMGAALFWFLPPLDAWVGWGWQMRVLNMAGLVIGGAAIYLVSLFVMGLRLHHLRMAA is encoded by the coding sequence ATGAACGATCAGCAAAAGGACTCAAGGGGTGTCACCAGTGATGCGTCGCCAGCCCCCGGATTACTTCGCTCCAGTTTGGTTGTAGGTTTGATGACTATGTTGTCGCGCTTTCTTGGTTTGGCGCGCGACATTATTATCGCTGCGCTGGCCGGGGCAACGGCACATGCGGATGCTTTTTTTATTGCCTTCAAGATACCGCAGTTTTTGCGTCGGTTGTTTGCCGAGGGCGCGTTTTCACAGGCATTTGTGCCTGTGTTGTCTGAATATCGACGGTTAAAATCGTTTGATGAGATCAAGCGATTAGTCAACAAAGTCAGTGGTTCTCTGGGATTGTCCGTGTTGATAGTCTCATCACTCGCTGTAGCAGGTGCGCCTGTGGTTGCCACGGTGTTTGCCCCGGGCTTTGTCGGACAACCAGAGAAATTTCAACTGACCGTCGATTTAATTCGTGTCACCTTCCCGTATTTGTTTTTCATCACCATGACCGGCTTTGCAGGCGCGGTACTAAATAGCTATGGGCGCTTTGCGGTGCCGGCGTTTACGCCCGTTATTTTGAATGCCTGTTTGATTTCTGCCGCACTCTGGGGAGTGAGTTATTTTGATGAACCAGTGATGGCGTTAGCCTGGGGCGTGTTTGTAGCAGGTGCTAGTCAGTTTTTATTTCAATTGCCCTTTCTTGCTCAGCTCAAGTTGCTGCCCCGACCGGAAGTAGACGTGCATGATGACGGTGTAGTGAAAGTCATCACGCTTATGATTCCGGCCTTGTTTGGTGTCAGTGTCTCGCAAATTAATCTGTTGCTGGATACCGTGTTGGCATCATTTCTACCCACGGGATCCGTGTCGTGGCTCTATTATTCCGATCGGTTAGTAGAGTTACCGTTGGGTGTTTTTGCGATTGCAGTCAGTACGGTTATCTTGCCGTCGTTGTCGCGTAAGCACGCCGATGCATCCAAAAACGATTTTGCTAAAACCCTTGATTGGGCCATGCGTATGATTTTGCTGATCAGTTTACCTGCTGCGTTGGCACTGCTGTTGATGGCTGAGCCTATTCTCATCACATTGTTTAAGTATGGAGCGCTGAGTGAGCGCGATGTCTCCATGGCAAGCTTCAGTTTGATGGCATATTCCCTTGGGTTAATTCCTTTTATGATCATCAAGGTATTAGCGCCAGGTTATTTTGCCCAGCAGGATACAAAAACACCGATGAAAATCGGTATTGTGGCGATGGTAGTTAACATGGTGCTGAATGTTTGCCTAGTTGTACCGTTAAATGCCTACTACCAACTTGGCCATGTGGGATTGGCTTTGGCGACAGTTTTGTCGGCCGGCTTAAATGCTGGGCTTTTGTTTCGTGGTTTGTCTCGTTCGGGTGTTTATCAAGTGCAGCCCGGTTTTTGGTGGACGCTTTTGCGCTATATCGTCGCTGTGGTGATCATGGGGGCGGCTCTATTCTGGTTTTTACCACCCTTGGATGCTTGGGTAGGTTGGGGGTGGCAGATGCGGGTACTGAATATGGCGGGCTTGGTGATCGGCGGCGCAGCAATTTACCTCGTATCCTTATTCGTAATGGGGCTGCGCTTGCACCATTTACGCATGGCGGCTTAA
- the nudF_2 gene encoding ADP-ribose pyrophosphatase — protein sequence MTQLHEYGQDDVSIQSETLAYNGFFKLKQLKLTFKRFDGGESAVIDRELCVRGDAVGVLLYDPALQKFAMVEQVRIGALNRPCSPWMLELVAGMLDKAGEDPVDVAHRETMEEAGLNIEQLTPMVEYFPSPGGSSEFFRLYCGKVDLQGVSTGIFGVEEEHEDIRLHVLDVDDVVAMLKQGVINNAMSIIALQWFQLNRQELEQQWQAS from the coding sequence ATGACGCAGCTTCATGAATACGGCCAAGATGACGTTTCCATTCAGAGTGAAACCCTGGCGTATAACGGTTTCTTTAAACTGAAGCAGCTGAAACTAACCTTCAAACGTTTTGATGGCGGCGAGTCCGCAGTGATTGACCGCGAACTTTGTGTGCGTGGGGATGCCGTGGGAGTGTTGCTGTACGATCCGGCTCTGCAAAAATTTGCGATGGTAGAGCAGGTGCGTATCGGTGCACTCAATCGTCCTTGCTCACCGTGGATGCTTGAGTTAGTCGCCGGTATGCTTGATAAGGCGGGTGAAGATCCCGTTGACGTTGCACACCGCGAAACCATGGAAGAAGCAGGATTGAATATTGAACAATTGACGCCCATGGTTGAATATTTTCCAAGCCCAGGTGGAAGCTCTGAATTTTTTCGTTTGTATTGCGGCAAGGTTGATCTACAGGGTGTGTCTACCGGTATCTTTGGTGTTGAAGAAGAGCATGAAGATATCCGATTGCACGTGCTGGATGTAGATGACGTGGTCGCAATGTTAAAGCAGGGTGTCATCAATAATGCGATGTCCATCATCGCTCTGCAGTGGTTTCAATTGAATCGACAAGAACTTGAGCAGCAATGGCAGGCTAGCTGA
- the pyrB gene encoding Aspartate carbamoyltransferase catalytic subunit: protein MKFPGSHILSITQFERHDIESVFAVADQMAPYARREKMTQVLDGAILGNMFFEPSTRTRISFGCAFNLLGGKVRETTGFESSALAKGESLYDTARVLSAYSDVIAMRHPQAGSVAEFASASRVPVLNGGDGANEHPTQALLDLYTIRRELEGRGRSIDGLRIAMIGDLRYGRTVHSLSKLLSLYEKVKVVLISPKELSMPESIVEGLREAGHDVVVSDELETNIRDVDIVYSTRIQEERFSSQDEADVYRGRFRINQSIYTQFCQPNTVIMHPLPRDSRAQANELDADLDNNPNLAIFRQADNGVLVRMALFALVLDVADKIHDSAKPVPWYTGGR from the coding sequence GTGAAATTTCCCGGTAGCCATATTTTATCCATCACCCAATTCGAGCGACACGACATAGAATCTGTCTTTGCGGTTGCCGACCAAATGGCACCCTATGCGCGACGTGAAAAAATGACGCAAGTGCTTGATGGCGCGATTTTGGGCAATATGTTTTTTGAGCCCAGCACACGAACGCGTATCAGCTTTGGCTGCGCGTTCAATTTATTGGGCGGTAAAGTGCGTGAAACCACGGGATTTGAATCCTCAGCCTTAGCCAAGGGCGAATCCTTATATGACACGGCCAGAGTGCTCAGTGCCTACAGTGACGTTATCGCCATGCGGCATCCTCAGGCCGGATCGGTAGCCGAATTTGCCAGTGCCAGCCGTGTGCCAGTGCTTAATGGTGGAGACGGCGCTAACGAACATCCGACGCAAGCATTATTAGACTTATACACGATTCGGCGCGAGCTTGAAGGACGTGGTCGCAGTATTGATGGTCTGCGTATCGCTATGATTGGTGACTTACGCTACGGCCGAACCGTGCATTCATTGAGTAAGCTGTTATCGCTGTATGAAAAAGTCAAAGTCGTACTAATATCGCCAAAAGAGTTATCAATGCCGGAGTCCATCGTTGAAGGGCTGCGAGAAGCGGGTCACGATGTAGTGGTTTCTGATGAGCTGGAAACCAATATTCGTGATGTGGACATTGTTTATTCCACGCGTATTCAAGAAGAGCGGTTTTCGTCTCAGGATGAAGCTGATGTGTATCGTGGGCGGTTCCGTATCAATCAGTCTATCTACACGCAGTTTTGTCAACCTAATACGGTCATTATGCATCCGTTGCCTCGAGATTCTCGTGCGCAAGCCAATGAACTGGATGCGGATTTGGACAATAACCCGAATCTGGCGATTTTCAGGCAGGCGGATAACGGGGTTTTAGTGCGTATGGCTTTGTTTGCTTTGGTACTCGATGTTGCTGATAAAATTCATGATTCTGCTAAACCGGTTCCTTGGTATACCGGCGGACGTTAA
- the fpr_2 gene encoding Flavodoxin/ferredoxin--NADP reductase, whose product METWFTASLTQIEKTSDELYVMHFAVPGGEHIHYVPGQFVKIEMNDGEPFQRSYSIATMSDTSNFANGLEIAVSWVDDGRASECLFSMECGASVDVYGPFGQLFLPDPKNMPKRLWLVGTGTGVAPYKAMVPDLKQLLAAGKVDIRIVVGARDQAGIPYLSLWRSLSEQLPNFELSLCFSQTMPKVLQGDEVMGRVQAVISDASLNPDSDLFYLCGNPDMIDDVFALLKDRGFAVKSVRREKYVYAIRR is encoded by the coding sequence ATGGAGACGTGGTTTACTGCATCACTTACGCAGATTGAAAAAACCAGTGATGAGCTTTACGTGATGCACTTTGCAGTTCCCGGTGGTGAGCATATACATTATGTACCTGGCCAGTTCGTTAAGATTGAAATGAATGATGGCGAGCCGTTTCAGCGAAGCTATTCGATCGCGACTATGAGTGACACTAGTAACTTCGCCAACGGTTTGGAAATTGCTGTTTCATGGGTGGATGACGGTCGCGCGAGCGAGTGTCTATTCTCGATGGAGTGTGGCGCTAGCGTTGATGTTTATGGGCCTTTTGGGCAATTGTTTTTACCTGATCCCAAAAACATGCCTAAACGTCTTTGGTTGGTTGGCACGGGAACGGGGGTGGCGCCCTATAAGGCAATGGTACCTGACCTCAAGCAGCTTCTTGCTGCTGGCAAGGTTGATATCCGTATAGTTGTCGGCGCGCGCGATCAGGCGGGCATACCCTACCTTTCGTTATGGCGAAGTCTGTCTGAACAGCTCCCAAATTTTGAATTGTCTTTGTGTTTCTCGCAAACAATGCCCAAAGTTTTGCAGGGCGATGAGGTGATGGGGAGAGTGCAAGCCGTTATCAGTGACGCTTCATTAAATCCGGATAGTGATCTGTTTTATCTATGTGGTAACCCCGACATGATTGATGATGTTTTCGCCTTGCTTAAAGATAGGGGCTTTGCGGTCAAATCTGTACGGCGAGAAAAATACGTTTATGCAATAAGGCGTTAA
- the sbcB gene encoding Exodeoxyribonuclease I, whose translation MQTFLWHDYETWGVNPVYDRPCQFAAIRTDENLNPVGEPVMIYAKPGXDYLPHPQAALVTGISPQHADANGVCEAAFIRQIHDLMMQPQTCSVGYNSLRFDDEVTRHTLYRNLHDAYEREYKNGNSRWDLIDVVRLCAVTRPDGINWPTDENGLPSFRLEALTAANGIEQQGAHDALVDVRATIDVARLIRDKQPKLFEYALSMRDKMTVSQLLSVGSFKPIFHISGMFGSANACASVVVPIAMHPTNKNEVICFDLREDPTPFMTLDAETLRQRLFGSNAELQVQAEQAGVESLARFPIKNIHINKCPMVAGVGLLKDESVCRRANLDPAQIMQNLQRVRNWGELPALLKQLYVGRTFETPSDPDAMLYGGGFFSYNDKNQLAQLRALPPEELAEQSSVFDDARLPEMVFRYRARNYPQTLSADERAQWQEYCAAVLDKPGTDKRLSYDVFDSALAEAADTEQGAAQRALLDALAAWRQQLQHTNSVLDEPIQ comes from the coding sequence ATGCAGACGTTTCTTTGGCACGACTATGAAACTTGGGGCGTAAACCCGGTTTATGACCGCCCTTGCCAGTTTGCCGCAATACGCACGGATGAGAATCTGAATCCGGTTGGCGAACCGGTGATGATTTATGCCAAGCCCGGGNCTGATTACCTGCCGCATCCCCAAGCGGCATTGGTTACCGGTATTTCGCCCCAGCACGCAGATGCAAATGGCGTGTGTGAAGCGGCGTTTATCCGCCAAATTCACGATTTGATGATGCAACCGCAAACCTGCAGTGTGGGCTACAACAGCCTGCGTTTTGATGATGAAGTCACCCGTCATACCCTCTATCGAAATCTCCATGATGCATATGAACGTGAATACAAAAACGGCAATTCGCGCTGGGATCTCATCGATGTTGTGCGCCTGTGTGCGGTAACGCGGCCGGACGGTATTAACTGGCCGACGGATGAAAACGGTTTGCCCAGTTTTCGACTCGAAGCGTTGACGGCTGCCAATGGCATCGAACAACAAGGTGCACATGATGCGCTGGTTGATGTGCGAGCAACCATTGATGTTGCGCGACTGATTCGCGACAAACAGCCGAAGTTGTTCGAATACGCATTGTCGATGCGCGATAAAATGACTGTGAGCCAGTTATTGAGCGTCGGTAGTTTTAAGCCGATTTTCCATATTTCAGGCATGTTTGGCTCTGCTAATGCTTGTGCATCGGTCGTTGTGCCGATAGCGATGCACCCGACGAATAAAAATGAAGTGATCTGTTTCGATTTACGAGAAGATCCAACGCCGTTTATGACGTTGGATGCAGAAACATTGCGTCAGCGTTTATTTGGCTCTAATGCCGAACTGCAAGTACAGGCAGAGCAAGCGGGTGTTGAATCGTTGGCACGCTTCCCGATCAAAAATATCCATATCAACAAGTGCCCGATGGTGGCAGGTGTTGGGTTACTAAAAGATGAAAGTGTTTGTCGTCGAGCCAACCTGGATCCGGCGCAAATTATGCAGAATTTGCAGCGTGTGCGAAATTGGGGTGAATTGCCGGCGTTATTAAAACAGCTATATGTGGGGCGCACGTTTGAAACGCCTTCAGACCCCGATGCCATGCTGTATGGTGGCGGATTCTTTTCTTACAACGACAAAAACCAATTAGCGCAACTACGTGCGCTCCCTCCTGAAGAGCTGGCTGAGCAGTCGTCGGTGTTTGATGATGCACGATTACCGGAAATGGTATTTCGCTATCGCGCACGTAATTACCCGCAAACGTTATCTGCTGATGAAAGAGCGCAGTGGCAGGAGTATTGCGCCGCAGTATTGGATAAGCCGGGTACGGATAAGCGTTTGAGTTACGACGTTTTTGACTCTGCATTGGCCGAAGCCGCTGATACAGAGCAAGGTGCCGCGCAGCGGGCTTTGCTGGATGCGTTAGCCGCTTGGAGGCAACAATTGCAACATACAAACTCGGTATTGGATGAACCTATTCAGTAA
- the lipA gene encoding Lipoyl synthase, which translates to MSDTSKPAVKKVVPGEKLRGADKVSRIPVKVIPTTELPKKPDWIRVKMPISPEVTRIKNLLRKGKLASVCEEAQCPNLGECFSSGTATFMIMGEICTRRCPFCDVAHGRPLPLDENEPRELAEAIAEMALKYVVVTSVDRDDLRDGGAGHFAACIQEMRSRMPALYIEVLVPDFRGRMDVALDILAEDAPDVFNHNLESVPSLYRKIRPGSDYQWSLDLLKKYKERRPDVLTKSGLMLGLGETKDEIVQVMKDMRAHDIDMITLGQYLQPSRNHLPVDRFVHPDEFDELGRIAEDLGFKSVASGPLVRSSYHADKQVDASLLKQR; encoded by the coding sequence ATGTCCGATACTTCAAAGCCTGCCGTTAAAAAAGTCGTTCCCGGAGAAAAACTCCGCGGTGCTGATAAAGTTTCACGTATCCCTGTTAAAGTGATTCCCACCACGGAACTGCCGAAAAAACCCGATTGGATTCGGGTAAAGATGCCTATTTCACCGGAAGTGACCCGCATTAAAAATTTACTGCGCAAGGGCAAGTTAGCCAGCGTATGTGAAGAAGCACAGTGCCCTAACCTTGGTGAGTGCTTTAGTTCGGGCACGGCAACGTTCATGATCATGGGTGAAATATGTACCCGCCGTTGTCCTTTTTGCGATGTTGCTCACGGGCGCCCGTTGCCTCTCGATGAGAATGAGCCGCGTGAGCTGGCCGAAGCGATTGCAGAAATGGCGCTCAAATATGTTGTTGTAACATCCGTTGACCGTGATGATTTACGCGATGGTGGTGCTGGGCACTTTGCTGCATGTATCCAGGAAATGCGCAGTCGTATGCCTGCCTTGTACATTGAAGTACTTGTGCCGGATTTTCGTGGTCGCATGGATGTTGCATTGGATATTCTTGCTGAAGATGCTCCGGATGTGTTCAACCACAATCTAGAATCAGTGCCTTCGCTGTATCGTAAAATTCGACCCGGGTCGGATTACCAATGGTCACTGGATTTACTGAAAAAATACAAAGAACGTCGCCCAGATGTATTGACTAAATCAGGTTTGATGCTTGGTTTAGGCGAGACCAAAGACGAGATTGTTCAGGTCATGAAGGACATGCGTGCCCACGATATCGATATGATTACGCTTGGACAATATTTGCAACCAAGCCGCAATCATTTGCCAGTTGACCGTTTCGTGCATCCCGATGAGTTTGATGAATTGGGTCGAATCGCAGAAGACTTGGGCTTTAAATCGGTTGCCTCGGGGCCGCTGGTTCGCTCGTCCTATCATGCCGATAAGCAGGTGGATGCCAGCTTGTTGAAACAACGATAG
- the lipB gene encoding Octanoyltransferase, translating to MTQTSGLPSDQPEIHQDLLLVRHLTDPSYEICWHAMQDFTNNRDIDTLDECWLVEHSPVFTLGQAGKPEHILIRKDVPVVQTDRGGQVTYHGPGQLMMYWLVDIKRRGVGVRDFVSIMEQSVIELLLRFNIDAHLKDGAPGVYVNGAKISALGLRVRRGRTYHGLALNVDMDLTPFEWINPCGYAGLETCKMRQLTDLPLEMPSIESQLLEIFAQRLSYKTVKQVS from the coding sequence ATGACTCAAACCTCCGGGTTGCCAAGTGACCAGCCGGAGATTCATCAGGATCTCTTGCTGGTTCGCCACCTCACTGACCCTTCCTATGAAATCTGTTGGCATGCCATGCAGGATTTCACCAATAATCGCGATATTGATACGCTCGACGAATGTTGGCTGGTTGAGCATTCGCCTGTCTTCACGCTGGGCCAGGCGGGCAAACCTGAACATATCCTGATTCGTAAAGATGTGCCGGTTGTACAAACAGATCGAGGCGGGCAGGTAACATATCACGGGCCTGGCCAGTTGATGATGTATTGGCTGGTGGATATCAAGCGGCGTGGCGTTGGCGTGCGAGATTTTGTATCCATTATGGAGCAATCGGTTATCGAGCTTTTGTTGCGTTTCAATATCGACGCACATCTAAAAGACGGCGCGCCAGGTGTGTATGTGAATGGCGCAAAAATATCGGCACTTGGGCTGCGTGTGCGTCGAGGACGAACCTATCACGGGCTAGCACTGAATGTGGATATGGATCTGACGCCTTTTGAGTGGATTAACCCTTGTGGCTATGCGGGATTGGAAACTTGTAAGATGCGTCAATTAACTGACCTGCCGCTGGAAATGCCGTCGATAGAATCACAATTACTTGAGATTTTTGCTCAGCGGTTATCATATAAAACGGTTAAACAAGTATCGTAA
- a CDS encoding Uncharacterised protein (UPF0250 protein YbeD), with amino-acid sequence MAKPVNQEPPKIEFPCRYSIRVLGEGHDQFIDRVVEIIQGHAPELKREHAKAKNSSKGTWLSVHVVIDATGEEQLAAIHMSLKAYASVKMVI; translated from the coding sequence ATGGCTAAGCCGGTCAATCAAGAGCCCCCTAAAATTGAATTTCCATGCCGATATTCCATCCGTGTTTTGGGAGAAGGCCATGATCAGTTTATTGATCGTGTTGTAGAAATTATCCAAGGGCATGCCCCGGAGCTTAAGCGCGAACATGCCAAGGCCAAGAATAGCAGCAAGGGTACCTGGTTGAGTGTGCATGTTGTGATTGATGCCACCGGTGAAGAACAGCTGGCGGCGATTCATATGTCGTTGAAAGCCTATGCCTCTGTCAAAATGGTCATTTGA
- the dacC gene encoding D-alanyl-D-alanine carboxypeptidase DacC: MSAQRKILYLFVLLIWLPAAVAAPALIPAPPAIAAKGYLLMDANSGTVLVEKNADERLEPASLTKMMTSYVADYELAQGNIALDDITTVSKNAWAKNFPGSSLMFLEVGKKVSVENLLKGVIISSGNDATVALAEHIAGSTSAFTDIMNQHAELLGMFDTQFRNPHGLPKEGHYTTARDMATLGRAIIRDFPAQYGYYSQKSYTFNGIKQLNRNKLLWRDDSVDGLKTGHTSRAGYCLVASAKKDDMRLIAVVMGAKSEESRAREAQKLLSYGFRYYKTLKLYDEGEMVQKVKVWAGDKEELALVTEDDVYITVPRAQKDDVDARMEIDQFIEAPVEAGKTYGELVIGVGEGEPLMKVPLVASSTVESGGFVQVIWDKIQLFFYQMLEG, encoded by the coding sequence ATGTCTGCGCAACGGAAAATACTTTACCTTTTTGTTCTTTTGATTTGGCTCCCTGCGGCAGTTGCTGCTCCGGCGCTAATACCTGCTCCGCCAGCTATTGCGGCAAAAGGCTACCTGTTGATGGATGCCAACAGCGGTACAGTGCTGGTTGAAAAAAATGCTGACGAGCGCTTGGAACCGGCTAGTTTGACCAAGATGATGACCTCATATGTAGCTGACTATGAGTTGGCTCAGGGTAATATCGCTCTGGACGATATTACTACCGTCAGTAAAAATGCTTGGGCTAAGAACTTCCCTGGCTCCTCACTCATGTTTTTGGAAGTTGGCAAAAAAGTTAGTGTCGAGAACTTGTTGAAAGGTGTCATTATTTCATCAGGCAATGATGCAACCGTTGCTCTAGCTGAGCATATTGCCGGCAGTACTTCGGCCTTTACTGATATCATGAATCAGCATGCTGAGCTTCTTGGCATGTTCGACACCCAGTTTCGTAATCCTCATGGGTTACCTAAAGAAGGCCATTACACCACTGCGCGTGATATGGCGACGTTGGGCCGTGCCATTATTCGTGATTTCCCAGCGCAATACGGTTACTACTCTCAGAAATCCTACACCTTCAACGGTATCAAACAGCTGAATCGCAACAAGTTACTGTGGCGTGACGACAGTGTTGATGGTCTGAAAACCGGGCATACTAGCCGCGCTGGTTATTGTTTGGTGGCTTCTGCCAAAAAAGATGACATGCGTTTGATCGCTGTCGTTATGGGCGCGAAGTCGGAAGAGTCACGCGCGCGTGAAGCCCAAAAATTGCTGTCGTATGGTTTTCGCTATTACAAAACGCTGAAGCTTTATGACGAAGGCGAGATGGTTCAAAAGGTAAAGGTNTGGGCCGGCGATAAAGAAGAGCTCGCACTCGTAACCGAAGACGATGTCTATATTACCGTGCCGCGTGCTCAAAAGGATGATGTTGATGCGCGAATGGAGATTGATCAGTTTATTGAAGCACCTGTTGAGGCCGGTAAAACTTATGGTGAACTGGTCATTGGTGTTGGTGAAGGCGAACCTTTGATGAAGGTGCCGTTAGTCGCAAGCTCTACCGTTGAAAGTGGCGGTTTTGTGCAAGTTATCTGGGATAAAATTCAACTGTTTTTCTATCAGATGCTGGAGGGTTAA
- the rlpA gene encoding Endolytic peptidoglycan transglycosylase RlpA — protein sequence MSVFQKLPSSLSFVAIVSLMTACSGTPDKPPVSKSDQYQLNRYSISQDRQPLDFPKPHEIKDATPRAEERKRAGNYSPYTVFGKTYRVMDDSRDFKQSGKASWYGLKFHGHKTSNGEIYSIYEMTAAHKTLPIPSYVQVTNLANNRSCIVRVNDRGPFHDGRIIDLSYAAATKLGYAGMGTTDVKIEVIDPDEWIAAQARQQQSQEKSSGGVTSAMEVYLQVGAYSQLNIATATYQRLYAEYNFPVILKTGQGSGDFHRIHIGPVAEADVASIQDKLVASGMPKPVRVRTAP from the coding sequence ATGAGTGTTTTCCAAAAATTACCATCAAGTCTGTCTTTCGTTGCGATCGTAAGTCTGATGACAGCTTGTTCTGGCACGCCGGATAAACCGCCGGTATCCAAATCTGATCAATATCAGCTTAATCGTTATTCGATTAGTCAAGACAGACAGCCGCTAGACTTTCCCAAACCGCATGAGATCAAAGATGCGACGCCTCGAGCTGAAGAGCGTAAGCGGGCCGGTAATTATTCGCCGTACACGGTTTTTGGTAAAACCTACCGAGTGATGGACGACAGTCGTGATTTCAAACAGTCTGGAAAAGCGTCTTGGTATGGGCTGAAGTTTCATGGGCATAAAACCTCCAATGGTGAGATTTATAGCATTTATGAGATGACCGCAGCGCACAAAACATTGCCAATCCCCTCATATGTGCAAGTCACCAATCTGGCCAATAACCGCTCTTGTATCGTACGGGTTAATGATCGCGGGCCGTTTCATGATGGCCGTATTATCGATCTATCTTATGCCGCTGCGACCAAACTTGGGTATGCAGGTATGGGAACGACAGACGTTAAAATAGAGGTTATAGACCCCGACGAATGGATCGCGGCGCAAGCGCGTCAGCAGCAATCGCAAGAAAAATCGAGCGGTGGCGTCACCTCGGCAATGGAGGTTTATTTGCAAGTTGGCGCTTACTCGCAGCTCAATATAGCAACGGCAACTTATCAGCGTCTGTATGCTGAATATAACTTTCCGGTGATTTTAAAAACCGGTCAGGGTAGCGGTGATTTCCATCGAATCCATATTGGCCCGGTCGCTGAAGCTGATGTTGCGAGTATTCAGGATAAACTCGTGGCATCGGGCATGCCGAAACCGGTGCGTGTGCGCACTGCACCATAA
- the mltB gene encoding Membrane-bound lytic murein transglycosylase B, protein MSNNQAPEYQSRFDCRNTSNLFHHLHVFTAVFSAFLALCLSTNVAAEDYKNREDVKTFAREFAKEHNKNEAEVLILLEQGSRKQSILDAISRPAERVLNWGGYRNIFLEPNRIKQGVAFWKEHETLINEVSKKYEVSPEIIVAILGVETRYGRLTGGYRVLDALMTLGFDYPPRAKFFRGQLEQFILLADEQNLKATDLKGSYAGAMGYGQFIPGSYRAYAVDHDGDNVADIWGNPADAIASVANYFKRHRWQYGELVAVPLLNQTIAPDLISKSPKPDRSVGDLREAGVAVPAALDNAARVSLLAFETDDGLEYWLGFDNFYVITRYNHSRLYAMAAHQLAEILRAQMTVKE, encoded by the coding sequence ATGAGTAATAACCAAGCACCTGAATATCAATCTCGTTTTGACTGTCGCAATACATCAAACCTGTTTCATCATCTGCATGTATTCACAGCCGTATTTTCAGCTTTCTTGGCGTTGTGTTTGTCCACGAATGTGGCGGCCGAGGATTATAAGAACCGTGAGGATGTGAAAACATTCGCCCGAGAATTCGCGAAAGAACACAACAAGAATGAAGCAGAAGTACTGATTCTTCTTGAGCAAGGCAGTCGTAAACAGTCGATTTTGGATGCAATTTCGCGACCTGCTGAGCGTGTACTGAACTGGGGTGGCTATCGCAATATCTTTCTCGAGCCGAATCGTATCAAACAGGGTGTCGCTTTTTGGAAAGAACACGAAACGTTGATCAACGAAGTGAGCAAAAAATACGAGGTTTCTCCGGAGATTATCGTAGCGATATTAGGTGTAGAAACCCGTTACGGGCGTTTAACCGGTGGTTATCGTGTACTGGATGCATTGATGACGTTGGGTTTTGACTACCCGCCGCGCGCCAAGTTCTTCCGTGGGCAGCTAGAGCAGTTTATTTTGCTGGCGGATGAGCAGAATCTTAAAGCGACTGATTTAAAAGGTTCTTACGCTGGTGCGATGGGCTACGGTCAATTTATCCCGGGTAGTTACCGCGCCTATGCCGTTGATCATGATGGTGATAACGTTGCTGATATATGGGGTAATCCTGCTGATGCAATCGCCTCGGTGGCGAACTATTTCAAACGTCATCGCTGGCAATATGGCGAGTTGGTTGCCGTTCCTCTGCTCAATCAAACGATTGCGCCTGACTTGATTTCAAAGTCACCTAAGCCAGACCGTTCGGTGGGGGATTTGCGTGAAGCCGGTGTTGCTGTGCCTGCTGCGCTCGATAATGCCGCCCGAGTGAGCCTGCTCGCCTTCGAAACTGACGATGGTCTAGAGTATTGGCTGGGTTTCGATAATTTCTATGTGATTACCCGTTATAACCACAGTCGTTTATACGCGATGGCAGCGCATCAGCTTGCGGAAATCCTTCGTGCGCAGATGACCGTTAAAGAGTAA